In the genome of Streptomyces violaceoruber, the window CCCCGGCCCCGGCGATCAGCTCCCTGAACCGCATCCGCTGCTCGGGATCGAGACCGACGGTCGGCTCGTCCAGCACCAGGAACCCCGGGTCGCCCACCAGCGCGGCCGCGAGCGCGACCCGCTGCCGCATGCCCCCTGACAGCTTCTTGATCCGGCGCCCGCGCACCTCCCCGAGGTCGACCTCCTCCAGTACCCGCCGCACCTCGCGGTGCCGCTCCCGGCGGTCCGCCAGCTCCTTCAGGATCGCCACGTAGTCGACGAACTCGAAGGCGGTGAAGTCGGGGTGGAATCCGGGCGTCTGCGGCAGATAGCCGAGCCGCCGCCGCACCTCCTGCCGGCCGCGCGAACTCCCGGGGTCGTGCCCGAGAACGGTGAAGGCCCCCCGGTCCGCGGGCACCGCGGTGGCAAGCACCCGCAGCAGCGTGGTCTTCCCGGCGCCGTTGGGCCCGAGCAGCCCGGTGACGCCCGGGGTCAGCCGCAGCGAGACGTCGTCGAGAGCACGGGTGCGCCCGTAGTGCAGGCTCAGCCCGGAGGCGGAAACAGTGGGGGTCATACGGCACTCCCGTACAC includes:
- a CDS encoding ABC transporter ATP-binding protein; protein product: MTPTVSASGLSLHYGRTRALDDVSLRLTPGVTGLLGPNGAGKTTLLRVLATAVPADRGAFTVLGHDPGSSRGRQEVRRRLGYLPQTPGFHPDFTAFEFVDYVAILKELADRRERHREVRRVLEEVDLGEVRGRRIKKLSGGMRQRVALAAALVGDPGFLVLDEPTVGLDPEQRMRFRELIAGAGEGRTVLLSTHQTEDVAMLCHRVIVMAAGAVRFDGTPAELTARAAGRVWSSTEKDPGAKAGWRTGTGSFRNVGDPPPGAEPAEPTLEDGYLLVLDGSDDTGTEVAA